The genomic segment AAAGCCTGATCACCACCGTGGCGCGCGAGGCCATCAATGATGCCGGGCTCGAGCCCGGCGACATCGACCAGATCTATCTCGGCAACTTCAATGGCGGCCTGGTGGAGCAGGATTTTCCTTCCTCGCTGGTGCTGCAGGCCGACGATGCGCTGCGTTTCACGCCCGTGACCAGGGTCGAGAACGCCTGCGCCACCGGCTCGGCCGCCATCTACCAGGGGCTCAACGCGCTGGCCGCCAGGAAGGCGCGCTTCGTGCTGGCCGTCGGCGCCGAGAAGATGACGGCGGCCGACACGGCCACGGTGACGCAAGTGCTGGCCCGGGCCAGTTACTATGACGAAGAGGCCTCGCAGGGCGTCACCTTCCCGGGCATGTTCGGCAACATCGCGCAGCAGTACTTCCAGCGCCACGGCGACCAGATGGATGCGCTGGCCCGCGTCGCCGCCAAGAACCACAAGAACGGCTCGGTCAACCCCCTGGCCCACATGCAGAAGGACCTGGGCTTCGAGTTCTGCCGCGCCGAGGGCGACAAGAACCCCATGGTGGCCCCGCCGCTCAAGCGCACCGATTGCTCGATGATCTCGGACGGCGCCGCCGCCGTGGTGTTGGCCGACAGCGACCAGGCGCTGGGCATGCAAAAGGCCATTGCCTTCAGGGCCAACGCCCAGGTCAACGATTTCCTGCCTGTCAGCCGGCGTGACATTTTGGCTTACGAGGGACCTAAACGGGCCTTCGACCAGGCCTTCGAGGAGAGCGGCCTGGGCCTTGATGATCTCGATCTGGTCGAGGTCCACGACTGCTTCACCATTGCCGAGCTTCTCTCCTACGAGGCCATGGGCTTGAGCGAGCCGGGCCAGGCGGCGCGGGCGCTGGAGGAAGGCTGGACCGAGAAGGACGGGAAACTTCCCGTCAATCCGTCCGGCGGCCTGAAAGCGAAAGGCCATCCCATCGGCGCCACCGGGGTCTCGATGCACGCCATGACGGCCATGCAGCTGGCCGGCCAGGCCGGCGACATGCAGGTCAAGGACGCCAGCCGAGCCGGCGTCTTCAACATGGGCGGCGCCGCCGTGGCCAGCTACGTCTCGATCCTCGAGCAGATCCGGTGAGCGACCCCTTCAAGGCCCTGGTGGTCGACGAGGTCGAGGGCAAGCCGGAGAACCAGTGGCGCGAGCTGACGCTGGACGACCTGCCCGCCGGTGACGTCGTGGTCGACGTCGCCTATTCCACCCTCAACTACAAGGACGGCCTGGCGCTCAACGGCAACCGCGGCAAAGTCATGCGCAGCTTTCCCATGGTGCCGGGCATCGACCTCGCGGGCACGGTGGAGAGCTCGGATGCCGCCGGCTTCAAAGCCGGCGACCGGGTCGCCATCACCGGCTGGGGGCTCTCGGAAACCGAATGGGGCGGCTATACCCAAGAGGCCCGGGTCAAGGCCGGCCACCTGGTCAAGATCCCGGGCGCCATCAGCCTGCAGCAAGCCATGGCCATCGGCACCGCCGGCTTCACCTCGATGATGTGCGTCATGGCGCTGGAGCACATGGACATCACGCCCGATGCGGGCGAGATCCTGGTGACCGGCGCGGCCGGCGGCGTGGGCAGCGTCGCCGTGGCCATCCTGGCCCGGCTGGGATACACCGTGGCGGCCGTTTCGGGCCGGCCCGAGACGCGCGATTATCTCTCCGGCCTGGGCGCCGCCAGCTTCATCGACCGGGCCGAGTTCGAGGGTGAGGCCAAGCCGCTGGCCAGGCCGCGCTGGCCGGCCGCCGTCGACACCGTGGGCGGCACCATCCTGGCCAACCTTATTCCCCAGATCGAGCAATGGGGCGCCGTCGCCGTCTGCGGCAACGCCGCGGGCTTCGGGCTCGAGACCACGGTGCTGCCCCTGATCCTCAGGGGCGTGAGTTTGATGGGCATAAACTCCGTCTTCGTGCCCCAGGAAAAGCGCGCGGAAATCTGGCGCCGCCTGGCCAGCGACCTGCCGCTCGAGCTCTTGGACGGCATGACCGAGGTGGTGCCGTTCGAGGAGGTGCTGGCGCTGAGCGGCCAGATCCTCAAGGGCCAGGTGCGCGGCCGTACCGTCATCGACGTCAACGCCTGAAGGTGATGACGGGAAGCAAAAAACCGCCGCTGGCCCTGGTCGAGGTGGCCGAACCGATCGTCGACGTCGAAACGACGGCAGACGGCGGCTTCATCGTCCATTGCGCCCGCGAGCTGGGACCCTACGAGGACCAGGTCAGCGCGGCGCTCAGGCGCTGGGCCCGCGACACGCCGGACCACACCTTCCTGGCCGAAAGGCCGGGCGGCGATTCCACCAAGCCCTGGCGGCGGGTGAGCTTCGCCGAGGCCCGGGCCGCCGCCGACGCCATCTCGCAGGCGCTGCTGGACCGCGGCCTGGGGCCGGAACGGCCCGTGATGATCCTCTCGGGGAACGGCATCGACCACGGCTTGCTGGCCCTGGGCGCCATGCAGGTGGGCGTTCCCGTGGTGCCGGTGTCGCCGGCCTATTCGCTGATGAGCCAGGACCTTTCCAAGGTCCGCTACATCGCCGAGCTCTGCCGGCCGGGGCTGGTCTACGTGGCCAGCGGCCCCATGTTCGCCAAGGCCCTGGCGTGCTCGGAACTGGCCGACGTCGAGGTGGTGGTCAGCGCCGAGGCGCCACCCGAGCGCACTGCCACGCCCTTTGCCGACCTCCTCGCCACCACGCCGGGGCCGGCGGTGGCAGCCGCCTACGCCAAGGTGGGGCCTGACAGCATCGCCAAGATCCTCTTCACCTCGGGCTCCACCGGTCTGCCCAAGGGCGTGCTCAACAACCAGCGCATGCTCTGTTCGAGCCAGCAGATGCAGGAGCAGACCTGGCTTTTTCTCAAGCAAAAACCCCTGGTGCTGGTCGATTGGCTGCCCTGGAACCACACTTTCGGCGGCAACCACGACTTCAATCTGGTGCTCTTCCAGGGCGGTACTCTTTACATCGATGGCGGCAAGCCGGCGCCGGGCCTGATCGAACACACGGTGCGCAACCTGGCTGAGGTCTCGCCGACGCTTTATCTCAACGTGCCTGTGGGCTACTCCATGCTGCTGCCTTACCTGGAGAGCGATGCGGCGCTCAGGGCCAACTTCTTCAAGGACCTCGATGCCATCTTCTACGCCGGGGCGGCGCTGCCGCAGGATCTCTGGGAACGCCTGGAAGCGGTCTCCATCAAGGAACGCGGCGATCGCGTCTGGCTAACGTCCGCCTGGGGCTCGACCGAGACCTCGCCGCTGGCCACCTCTTCGCATTATCCCCTGGAGCGCGCCGGCAACGTCGGCGTGCCGACGCCCGGGGTGTCGATCAAGTTCGCGCCGGCCGGCTCCAAGCTCGAGCTTCGCGTCAAGGGGCCTAACGTCATGCCCGGCTACCTCGGCGATGCGGAGCTCACGGCGGCTGCCTTCGACGAGGACGGCTATTATCGTATCGGCGATGCCGGCAAGCTTGCCGATCCCGACGACGCCGCCCGGGGCATCATCTTCGACGGCCGCGTGGCCGAGGATTTCAAGCTCACCAGCGGCACCTGGGTGACCACGGGCTCGCTGCGCATAGCCGCCCTGGCGGCTGCCGCGCCGGCCTTGCAGGACGCCGTGGTCACCGGCCACGACCGCGATTTCGTCGGCCTGCTGGCCTGGCCGAACATCCTGGCCTGCCGCCAGATCGCCGGCCTGGGCGACGAGGCGGGGGCCGACGAGCTGATCGCCAGCCCGGCCGTGCGGGCGCACATCCAGGACAAGCTCGGCGACTACAACGCCAGCGCCGGCGGCTCGTCCAACCGCGTCGCCCGGGTGCTGTTGATGGCCGATCCGGCCTCCATCGACGCCAACGAAATCACCGACAAAGGCTACATCAACCAGCGCGCCACGCTGGAGCGCCGGGCCGACCTGGTGGAGAAGTTGCATGCCGAAGCCCTGGCCGACGACGTCATCGAGATCTGAGTATTGACCGACTGGCGGGCCAGCGTCGATTTCGGCCGCACGGCGGCCGATTATGCGCGCCACCGTGCCGGCTATCCCGACGAGCTGTTCGAACGCCTGGTGGTCCTGGGTGTGGGCCAGCCCGGCCAGCGTTTGCTCGACCTGGCTACCGGCACGGGCTTTCTGGGCCGCGGCTTTGCCCGACGCGGCGCCCGGGTCACCGGTCTCGACCGCTCCGACGAGCTGCTCGGCGAGGCCCGGCGGCTGGACGCCGAGGCGGGCGTCGAGACGGACTGCGTGCTGGGCCGGGCCGAAGAGACAGGGCTCCCGGATACCTCCTTCGACGTGGTGACGGTGGGTCAGGCCTGGCACTGGTTCGAACGGCCCAAGGCCGCCGCCGAGGCCAGGCGCCTGCTGGTCCCCGGCGGGGCCATGGCCATGGCGCATTTCGACTGGCTGCCGGTGCCCGGCAGTGTCGTCGAGGCCAGCGAGGCCCTGATCCAGGCTCACAACCCGGACTGGCCCTGGGGCGGCCGTGACGGCTTCCACACCTACGAGGCAGCCGACCTTAGCGCCGCGGGCTTTGGCGCCATCGAGAGCTTTTCCTTCGATGTCCACGTGCCCTATTCGGCCGAGGCCTGGCGTGGCCGCATTCGCGCCAGCGCCGGCGTCGGCGCCACGCTCTCGGCCGATCGCATCGCCGCCTTCGACGCGGCGCACGTGGAGCTGCTGGCCGAACGCTTTGGCGACGAGCTGATGGCGCCCCACCGAGCTTTCGCCATGATCGGCCGGGCGCCCTGAACCAACCGGCATTTGCCGGCCGCCATGCCGCGCCCCGGTGGTTTACCCAAAGAATCGAGTTCAGCGCTGAACTGGGAATTTTTTTTGTCCAAAACCAATGGGTTGAAGGCAGCATTCATCACGATCTCTGCAAATCCGGCAGGCAAAAAATGCTCTGTCGGCCAATTGCCTCTCTGGGCCGGCACTGCTTCAATGGCTGCCGAACTCCAATCAGGGGAAATTGCCATGCCCAGTGACGACACTTTCACCCTGGCCGCGATACAAGCCGCGCCTGTGCAATTCGACCGCCAGGCCTCGACGGACAAGGCCTGCGACCTGATCGCCGAGGCCGCGAACAAGGGCGCCACCGTGGCGGCCTTTGGCGAGACCTGGCTGCCGGGTTATCCCTTCTTTGCCTTCGGGCCGCAAAGCGCCACTTTCTGGGCCGCCGCCGCTGATTATCTGGAGAACGCCGTCGAGATCCCCAGCCCCACCACCGACAAACTCTGCGCCGCCGCTCGCCAGGCCGGCATCGATGTCGTCATCGGCGTTGCCGAGCTCGATCCCAACACCCGCGGCACGACCTATT from the Alphaproteobacteria bacterium genome contains:
- a CDS encoding acetyl-CoA acetyltransferase; translated protein: MTGCIVGWAHTRFGRLEDHTIESLITTVAREAINDAGLEPGDIDQIYLGNFNGGLVEQDFPSSLVLQADDALRFTPVTRVENACATGSAAIYQGLNALAARKARFVLAVGAEKMTAADTATVTQVLARASYYDEEASQGVTFPGMFGNIAQQYFQRHGDQMDALARVAAKNHKNGSVNPLAHMQKDLGFEFCRAEGDKNPMVAPPLKRTDCSMISDGAAAVVLADSDQALGMQKAIAFRANAQVNDFLPVSRRDILAYEGPKRAFDQAFEESGLGLDDLDLVEVHDCFTIAELLSYEAMGLSEPGQAARALEEGWTEKDGKLPVNPSGGLKAKGHPIGATGVSMHAMTAMQLAGQAGDMQVKDASRAGVFNMGGAAVASYVSILEQIR
- a CDS encoding MDR family oxidoreductase, with protein sequence MSDPFKALVVDEVEGKPENQWRELTLDDLPAGDVVVDVAYSTLNYKDGLALNGNRGKVMRSFPMVPGIDLAGTVESSDAAGFKAGDRVAITGWGLSETEWGGYTQEARVKAGHLVKIPGAISLQQAMAIGTAGFTSMMCVMALEHMDITPDAGEILVTGAAGGVGSVAVAILARLGYTVAAVSGRPETRDYLSGLGAASFIDRAEFEGEAKPLARPRWPAAVDTVGGTILANLIPQIEQWGAVAVCGNAAGFGLETTVLPLILRGVSLMGINSVFVPQEKRAEIWRRLASDLPLELLDGMTEVVPFEEVLALSGQILKGQVRGRTVIDVNA
- a CDS encoding feruloyl-CoA synthase, coding for MTGSKKPPLALVEVAEPIVDVETTADGGFIVHCARELGPYEDQVSAALRRWARDTPDHTFLAERPGGDSTKPWRRVSFAEARAAADAISQALLDRGLGPERPVMILSGNGIDHGLLALGAMQVGVPVVPVSPAYSLMSQDLSKVRYIAELCRPGLVYVASGPMFAKALACSELADVEVVVSAEAPPERTATPFADLLATTPGPAVAAAYAKVGPDSIAKILFTSGSTGLPKGVLNNQRMLCSSQQMQEQTWLFLKQKPLVLVDWLPWNHTFGGNHDFNLVLFQGGTLYIDGGKPAPGLIEHTVRNLAEVSPTLYLNVPVGYSMLLPYLESDAALRANFFKDLDAIFYAGAALPQDLWERLEAVSIKERGDRVWLTSAWGSTETSPLATSSHYPLERAGNVGVPTPGVSIKFAPAGSKLELRVKGPNVMPGYLGDAELTAAAFDEDGYYRIGDAGKLADPDDAARGIIFDGRVAEDFKLTSGTWVTTGSLRIAALAAAAPALQDAVVTGHDRDFVGLLAWPNILACRQIAGLGDEAGADELIASPAVRAHIQDKLGDYNASAGGSSNRVARVLLMADPASIDANEITDKGYINQRATLERRADLVEKLHAEALADDVIEI
- a CDS encoding class I SAM-dependent methyltransferase → MTDWRASVDFGRTAADYARHRAGYPDELFERLVVLGVGQPGQRLLDLATGTGFLGRGFARRGARVTGLDRSDELLGEARRLDAEAGVETDCVLGRAEETGLPDTSFDVVTVGQAWHWFERPKAAAEARRLLVPGGAMAMAHFDWLPVPGSVVEASEALIQAHNPDWPWGGRDGFHTYEAADLSAAGFGAIESFSFDVHVPYSAEAWRGRIRASAGVGATLSADRIAAFDAAHVELLAERFGDELMAPHRAFAMIGRAP